A stretch of Lysinibacillus agricola DNA encodes these proteins:
- a CDS encoding amidohydrolase, which translates to MVIADKVISSEAVFTGIENEAKSAAIAIKGNKIIAVGLMEEIKPFIGLDTKEYHYGNQLIMPGFHDAHLHLMFGSLFSHASINLSDAHSEEEVASLVKQFSKNVHADEWIIGYGWDHTNWAEKCLPTRFSLDKVVPNRPIILFHAEGHYSWVNSLALENARVTNETEDPPNGTIQKDENNEITGVLLETAMNLVVDIALAFPDKRKEELFEEFLKKSAQLGITSVNDLFASSFDKLNSFDMYKAYDEAGKLTTRIHLYPELNDDIDRAISLREKYNSEKLQLAGLKQFIDGVVTGHTAYMLDPYLDKPITRGSTAFPVETIKNWVTKADKEGFQIRFHTIGDGAVRLALDIFEAARMDNGVRDSRHALEHIEVIHPTDIKRFKELGVVPSVQPSHLALMPKESHTLRVGKEKDPYTYLCKTLYDAVEYIALGTDYPIATLDPFKEIFHAITRLDFTGDYEWNSQEQITLAEALKAYTKGSAYSTFREKDLGTLEVGKLADIIVLDKNLFEVENKEILQTKVLLTIMDGEVVYSESVYYPTILVN; encoded by the coding sequence ATGGTTATCGCTGATAAAGTTATTTCGAGTGAAGCAGTATTTACAGGTATAGAAAATGAAGCAAAGTCAGCTGCTATTGCGATTAAAGGTAACAAAATCATTGCGGTAGGTTTGATGGAGGAAATAAAACCATTTATAGGTTTAGACACGAAGGAATATCATTATGGCAACCAACTCATTATGCCAGGATTTCATGATGCGCACCTTCATCTCATGTTTGGTAGTCTTTTCTCGCATGCAAGTATCAATTTATCGGATGCTCATTCGGAAGAAGAAGTTGCTAGTTTAGTAAAGCAATTCTCGAAAAACGTGCATGCTGATGAGTGGATTATAGGCTATGGATGGGATCATACAAATTGGGCAGAGAAATGCTTGCCGACACGTTTTTCTTTAGACAAAGTAGTTCCTAATCGCCCGATTATTCTTTTCCACGCAGAAGGTCATTATTCGTGGGTTAATAGTTTAGCACTTGAAAATGCTAGGGTTACAAATGAAACTGAAGACCCTCCTAATGGTACGATTCAAAAAGATGAAAATAATGAAATTACAGGAGTTCTTCTTGAAACAGCAATGAATTTAGTTGTGGATATTGCTCTCGCATTTCCGGATAAACGGAAAGAAGAATTGTTTGAAGAGTTCTTAAAAAAATCAGCTCAATTAGGCATTACATCAGTAAATGATTTGTTTGCAAGTAGTTTTGATAAGTTAAATAGTTTCGATATGTATAAGGCATATGATGAAGCTGGAAAACTTACGACTCGAATTCATCTTTACCCTGAGTTAAATGATGATATAGATAGAGCGATAAGCTTGCGTGAAAAGTACAATTCCGAAAAATTACAGCTTGCAGGACTTAAGCAGTTTATTGATGGTGTTGTAACTGGACATACCGCATACATGTTAGATCCGTACTTAGACAAACCTATAACACGAGGGAGTACTGCTTTTCCTGTAGAAACGATCAAAAACTGGGTGACAAAAGCGGACAAAGAAGGATTTCAAATTCGCTTCCATACAATTGGTGATGGCGCAGTTAGGCTTGCTCTAGATATATTTGAAGCAGCAAGGATGGATAATGGTGTGAGAGATTCACGACATGCGCTAGAGCATATTGAAGTGATTCATCCGACAGATATTAAGAGATTTAAAGAATTGGGGGTTGTTCCATCTGTACAGCCTTCTCATCTAGCATTGATGCCAAAAGAAAGTCATACTTTGCGTGTCGGTAAAGAGAAAGACCCTTATACGTATTTATGTAAAACGTTATACGACGCAGTCGAGTATATTGCTCTTGGTACAGACTATCCAATAGCAACATTAGATCCTTTTAAAGAAATTTTCCATGCGATTACGAGACTAGACTTTACTGGTGATTATGAGTGGAATAGTCAAGAGCAGATAACACTCGCAGAAGCGTTGAAAGCGTATACAAAAGGTTCAGCATACAGCACATTCAGAGAAAAAGATTTGGGTACATTAGAAGTTGGAAAATTAGCAGATATTATTGTACTAGATAAAAACCTCTTTGAAGTAGAAAATAAAGAAATTCTTCAAACGAAAGTTTTGTTAACAATTATGGATGGTGAAGTTGTTTATAGTGAATCAGTCTACTATCCTACTATTTTAGTTAATTGA
- a CDS encoding GNAT family N-acetyltransferase: MSQVNLKNNGQEIVVRNILKEDLAEVAALSMRCFGPDMALKYEHFESQIELFPEGQICLEYNGKIVGTALSLIVNFEDYGDNHSYFQICDLGFIRNHNPNGRNLYGIEIGVHEDFRGLQLGRHLYDGRKRICEKLNLESILVGGRIPFYYKYAEQMSADEYALEVMKGKIYDPVLTFQMKNGYVLNKVMPGYLPGDVESLEYATLLEWKNPVYKLKLV; encoded by the coding sequence ATGTCTCAAGTAAATTTAAAAAATAATGGACAAGAAATAGTTGTCCGCAATATTTTAAAAGAGGATCTTGCTGAAGTTGCCGCACTTTCTATGAGGTGTTTTGGACCTGATATGGCATTAAAATATGAGCATTTTGAAAGTCAGATTGAGTTGTTTCCAGAAGGTCAAATTTGTCTAGAATATAACGGTAAAATTGTAGGAACCGCTTTAAGTCTAATTGTAAATTTTGAAGATTACGGAGATAATCACTCATATTTTCAAATCTGTGATTTAGGATTTATTCGAAATCATAACCCTAATGGTAGAAACCTATATGGTATTGAAATTGGAGTACACGAAGATTTTAGAGGGTTACAATTGGGACGTCATTTGTATGATGGCCGAAAAAGAATATGTGAGAAACTTAACTTAGAAAGTATCTTAGTAGGTGGTCGTATACCTTTTTACTATAAATATGCTGAGCAGATGAGTGCAGATGAGTATGCACTAGAGGTAATGAAAGGGAAGATATATGATCCTGTATTAACATTCCAAATGAAAAACGGATACGTATTAAATAAAGTAATGCCAGGCTATTTACCTGGGGATGTTGAGTCATTAGAATATGCAACACTTTTGGAATGGAAAAATCCAGTTTATAAGCTTAAATTAGTATGA